A single window of Mycolicibacterium aurum DNA harbors:
- a CDS encoding glycoside hydrolase family 6 protein gives MSSAAHAVARWISPFLAFAVVAGVGLAAAPVQTGPAPAVRLASDANPLIGRPFYVNPNSKGTRALAGNPDPLLAAVVNTPTAYWMDHLSTPSVDAKYIATAQAAGTMPILALYGVPNRDCGSYAAGGFGSAGSYRAWIDGVAAAIGGGPATVILEPDALAMIDCLSPGQQQERLDLIRYGVETLTRNPGTAVYVDAGHPRWVAADVMAGRLNQVGIDKARGFSLNTANFFTTEENVGYGGIISGMTGGKPFVIDTSRNGAGPVEGDDLYWCNPSGRALGARPTTDTGNPMVDAFLWVKRPGESDGSCRGAPSAGTFVAQYAIDLARNAGW, from the coding sequence ATGTCCTCAGCTGCTCACGCAGTCGCACGGTGGATCTCCCCTTTCCTGGCCTTCGCGGTCGTTGCCGGTGTGGGCCTCGCTGCCGCCCCGGTGCAGACCGGCCCCGCCCCGGCGGTGCGGCTGGCCAGCGACGCGAATCCCCTGATCGGCCGACCGTTCTACGTCAATCCGAACTCCAAGGGCACGCGTGCGCTGGCGGGCAATCCTGATCCCCTGCTGGCCGCCGTCGTGAACACACCGACCGCGTACTGGATGGATCACCTGTCCACGCCGTCGGTGGACGCGAAGTACATCGCGACCGCGCAGGCCGCAGGCACCATGCCGATCCTGGCGCTCTACGGGGTCCCCAATCGTGACTGCGGAAGCTACGCCGCGGGCGGGTTCGGGTCGGCGGGGTCCTACCGGGCATGGATCGACGGTGTCGCCGCCGCCATCGGTGGTGGGCCCGCCACGGTCATCCTCGAACCCGACGCCCTCGCCATGATCGACTGCCTGTCGCCGGGACAGCAGCAGGAGCGCCTCGACCTGATCCGCTACGGGGTCGAGACGCTGACCCGCAACCCCGGGACAGCCGTGTACGTCGACGCCGGGCACCCGCGCTGGGTGGCCGCCGACGTCATGGCGGGCAGGTTGAACCAGGTCGGCATCGACAAGGCGCGCGGCTTCAGCCTGAACACCGCGAACTTCTTCACCACCGAGGAGAACGTCGGCTACGGCGGCATCATCTCGGGGATGACGGGCGGCAAGCCCTTCGTCATCGACACGTCGCGCAACGGCGCAGGTCCGGTCGAGGGCGACGACCTGTACTGGTGCAACCCGAGCGGTCGTGCGCTGGGCGCCCGTCCCACCACCGACACCGGTAACCCGATGGTCGACGCCTTCCTGTGGGTCAAGCGACCCGGGGAGTCCGACGGATCGTGCCGCGGCGCGCCGAGTGCCGGCACGTTCGTCGCGCAGTACGCCATCGATCTGGCGCGCAACGCCGGCTGGTAG
- a CDS encoding MFS transporter has product MDSSNTNQPTAGREPPPGTVKKAIAASAIGNATEWFDYGIYAYGVTYISAALFPGDAAEATLLALMTFAVSFLVRPLGGFVWGPLGDRLGRKQVLAITILLMAGATFCVGLLPTYAAIGLWAPFLLVLLRMIQGFSTGGEYGGAATFMAEYAPNRRRGFLGSFLEFGTLAGFSCGALLMLGFSLALGEEDMQAWGWRLPFLVAAPLGLIGVYLRSRLEESPVFRELENKGETTQETSTQFRDLLVKYWRPIVQLGGMVVALNVVNYTLLSYMPTYLENEIGLSADQSLMVPIIGMLSMMVFLPLAGLLSDRVGRKPLWWFSLAGLFVAAVPMFLLIGTNLAGAVIGFAVLGLLYVPQLATISATFPAMFPTQVRYAGFAIAYNVSTSIFGGTAPAVNEWLVTSTGDGLVPAYYMMGACVLGAIALIKVPETSRCPLNGTVTPGTEDAPPPVAYDKSSA; this is encoded by the coding sequence TTGGACTCCAGCAATACCAACCAGCCGACAGCCGGGCGTGAGCCGCCACCGGGCACCGTGAAGAAGGCCATCGCGGCGTCGGCGATCGGCAATGCGACGGAGTGGTTCGACTACGGCATCTACGCGTACGGCGTCACCTACATCTCCGCCGCGCTCTTCCCGGGGGATGCCGCGGAGGCGACGCTGCTGGCGTTGATGACGTTCGCCGTCTCCTTCCTGGTCAGGCCGCTCGGCGGGTTCGTCTGGGGACCGCTGGGCGACCGCCTCGGCCGGAAACAGGTATTGGCCATCACCATTCTGCTGATGGCCGGCGCCACGTTCTGCGTCGGACTGCTTCCTACCTATGCCGCGATCGGGCTGTGGGCGCCCTTCCTGCTGGTGCTGTTGCGGATGATCCAGGGCTTCTCGACCGGCGGCGAGTACGGCGGCGCGGCGACCTTCATGGCCGAGTACGCCCCCAATCGCAGGCGCGGCTTCCTCGGGAGCTTTCTCGAATTCGGCACGCTGGCGGGCTTCTCCTGCGGCGCCCTGCTGATGCTCGGCTTCTCGCTGGCCCTCGGTGAGGAAGACATGCAGGCGTGGGGTTGGCGACTGCCCTTCCTTGTGGCCGCGCCCCTCGGTCTGATCGGTGTGTATCTGCGATCGAGGCTGGAAGAGTCCCCGGTGTTCCGTGAGCTGGAGAACAAGGGCGAAACCACGCAGGAGACGTCGACCCAGTTCCGTGACCTGCTGGTCAAGTACTGGCGGCCCATCGTGCAGCTGGGCGGAATGGTCGTCGCCCTGAACGTGGTCAACTACACGCTGCTCAGCTACATGCCGACCTACCTGGAGAACGAGATCGGGCTGTCGGCCGACCAGTCGCTGATGGTGCCCATCATCGGCATGCTGTCGATGATGGTGTTCCTGCCGCTGGCCGGGCTGCTGTCCGACCGGGTGGGACGCAAACCGCTGTGGTGGTTCTCGCTCGCCGGCCTTTTCGTGGCCGCCGTGCCGATGTTCCTGCTGATCGGCACCAACCTCGCCGGGGCGGTCATCGGGTTCGCCGTCCTCGGCCTGTTGTACGTCCCGCAGCTGGCCACCATCTCCGCGACCTTCCCTGCCATGTTCCCGACGCAGGTGCGCTACGCCGGTTTCGCGATCGCCTACAACGTGTCGACGTCGATCTTCGGCGGCACCGCCCCAGCGGTGAACGAGTGGCTGGTCACCAGCACCGGCGACGGCCTGGTGCCGGCGTACTACATGATGGGGGCCTGCGTGCTCGGCGCCATCGCCCTCATCAAGGTTCCTGAGACCTCCCGCTGCCCCCTGAACGGCACTGTCACGCCCGGCACGGAGGACGCGCCTCCGCCGGTGGCCTACGACAAAAGTTCTGCGTGA